The genome window CTAACATAAGCAACGTTACCAGGACACAAAAACCAACAGAGGGAGGGAAGCAAGAAGCACTGTGCTGCCCAGGCATGTGGACAGGAGGACAGGGCAGGCAGGCTGAGCCCCTTCTCTGGTTGGAAGCAGGGCTTCTTTTGCTTCTCCCTCCTCCCAACTCCACTTTGGCTTCATGACAGTGTATGAGGCAAACGGAAACTTCCCGTGCTGACAACCCCATTGCTGCTCCTGCCATGTGGAAGATGAATGCCCACCCCCCAGCTGATGCAGCTTGCACTCACCTTGGTGCCAGCCAGGTACTGAAGAGAATGAACTGAAAGCCTGAGGAAATGGAGTCGGATCACCCTCCCCCAAAACACCTTtccccagctccttcccaaaccAGGGCTAACCCACTAGCGTTGTAGCAACATAACCCCAGGCTCCTGCAAAAGCTAACAAGATACACCCATCTGGAATAGCCTTTTGCTTGGGCGATAAGCACAGACATAACAAATTCTCTGCCATCCTCTCCTTTATTTCCATACATGGATTTTCAGGCCTGCATCCTTAGCTCAGCTTGTAGCTCGCCTGAAATAGATTGCACCACTCAGAACTGTCTGCAGGCTTCAGCAGAGGGCTTTGCAGTTTCAAAGACAAAACGACATAGGTTCATGTCCCACTTGCTCACAGAAGAGTTCGCTCCTGCACTCTGAATTATTGCCACCCTGGAAGTAACatctcctcctccacctcccatCCTCAGCCCAAGCACTCAAAGAACTACCTCACCATGACTTGGGAGAAATTGGCAGCTGTATTACCTAAAAGCTGGCACCAAGACAGTCTCACTAAATTAACTGattcaaaacaacaaataatGCCTGACACGGACTAACAATTGttgctccttccttctccatccCCAAACACACAAATTATTCCTGACTGAGTTAATACGTGTTTCCTGACAACACCTGCCAACCCCATACACACCCACTCAGAGAGCTTCCAAAATCAAACACAACCTTGAGGACCTCTTCCTCCCACATGGCAACACTCACTTGTCCCAAGCAGAAGTTTCTCACAGGAACGTATCACTGCTAAACTCTGTGCCAGGAAGCTGTCCTGTTCAGAGGGGAATTCTGAGTACCCCAAGCCTGCAACTCTAGGCACCCACGGAAGAGTACTAGATAAAAGGTTAAAAATGCTATCAAATTCCAGATCTGCTTCTCTCTACGGAGAAAGTTCAAATTCCTAATCACTATAGAATGAATATTTTAAGccttaaaatagctttttagGTGATAATGAGCTTGGTTAGAGTCACATGTAACAACCAGACCAACCAGGCTTCCCATGCAGACTCCACAAAACAATCCgtaatgaaaatgtttaagaCTTGGAGTAAAGCAGCTTTCAGAGGGAAATGTCTGTGAGACCAGACACCCACCACGACCTATTTCCTACATGAAGGTTATCAAGCTCAGCTGTAACCAAGCAGGTAGTTGGGTTTGGAGCAGTTACACCACATCAGACCATGAGTTCAAGAACTTAACGAGAACACGGTAACGAACACAAGCAAGACTTTCTGAAGTTCAAGATCTTTGCCAAAGATCAGGGAGGCTGACAAGGGAACAAAGATGAACATACCATGTATGATGCAAGACTACTGCTCATTCCATCACCTAAACCACAAAACCtaaccccccccccaaaaaacgTACCATAGCTGTTTCTTGCAGCAATTAATTGCACATGTTGAGATGGATGCCTTGCTCACGTCAAGATGATTCAATTTAAGAGCTGAAGCAAGTTCAACTGAACGTATGCCTAAAGAGAATAGaaaatgctttccttctgcaaTTCCAATCATTTAAGGCCCTTCATTTAAATAGTGGTCTTGGGCAGAGATCAAACCCAAATTGCAGCCTCTGAGAATGAAGATGTTAGGAagttaaacataaaaaaataaaataggacaAGCTATTTTGCAAAGTCCAACACTAAAACAGCTTAAATACTCCATTTAGATTAGAAATCTTGATTAACAGTTCAATTACTGCAACCTAGGTAGTATCCAATTATACTAAAGGAAGATGCTTTGACATGAGCTTATGAGTCCTCTTAACAATTTCTTTAGACCTGGTGCACTTGGCAAGCAGCAATGCTAAGTGTCAGACTGTACAGGCATTGTTTCCTGTGACCTACCAGCACATTACTGAATCATGGGTGTCACTGTGCACACTACTGAGATGCCATTAAACAGccaacaaaagacaaaacacatAGAACTTTTATTTGATCCATTTGTTGAGTTTTCTCCCTTTGTTGTAGACCTGTAGGCAGACAATGccaaatgaaagcagaatttgtttgtttaattcaAACCTAGGAATGTAAGCAATAAAGTCAGATATTttggaacagaaaggaaagcttCATGATCATGAGAAAAAATCATCAAGGTAAAAGAGGCTGTAATGTACatatttaaaacacacaaatagCCATGGATTAGTGAACACTCCCTCTGCAACTACATGCAACActaagttaaaatattttaacagacTCAAACACATCTATATGTCGCTTACTCAATTACAAGAACTAAAGAGATTGCTAAGGGCTTTCCAGATCAAAGTATTGCTGAGAACATGGGCTACAATCACCAAGGAGGAGCCCACGCTTGCAAGTTTTTAAACAGCCATTTGCATACATCACGTCTGATCCCACCAGTAGCAGAACGCTGGCATTCTGCACTGACACAGGGCTGCATTCTGAGGTTGTGTCTCAACCCAGTCACTACAGCAGGGATTTCCCAGTGCTGTTACACAACGGAACAGCATTCTGAACACACAAATGGTTTTCAGAACAGTAGGGTTTGAGGCCCTATAGCAATGCCACCAACACACAAAGAAAGGTCCATGGCTGCTGACACTCAGTTTTCTGGGCTGCAATGTTGCTCACTGAAGAATTTAACATCCAGAGGTACTACTAAGTTAAGACTTCAAACTATAGTTGCTGTACAGCGATATGTGCCTGTTTAAAACAAACCTCTGCGTACTCTTATCATtcactgacagaaaatttgCTTCAATGCACCTAGGACACAACTTCCAGCAGCACTGTATAGGCAACCACGCACATTCCTGCACGGATCATTACCTGCAGCTTACACAACCAGCAGCCACATCAGCCATGGCTGCTGAACAGGTTCTAACAGAAAGGGAACGATGTAGTGCACTCTCCAGAATCTCAGACTTTCACCAGAACTCAAAACTTGAAGACAGTGGTTTGCTTGgttgtttttaaactttcacAAGAGTTGGCATAACCAGCAAACCATGCTGATGAGCTGGGTGTCATGCATTCTAGTCAGTTTTCAAATACTTACAAAGAGACcttaaaataaatcatacatCTGCTATAGTCAATTCCTCAAAGAAAAGAATGGCAACAAAATACATTAGAAATATGAAGGACACTGTTAGGTGCTGTATTAGTGAATCACACACAGCAAAATCAGGTCACATTGCCAACAGGAGGAATGCTTTCAGATGGAGTAAAACAATAATGAACCATAGCAAAGAGCTGTACAGTCAGAAACTTCTATACAGTCATTTTTATTCATCTGTTCTCATTTCTCAGGAAATGTTTCTGTAAATGAAGTTACAAGACTAGAATAGTTAATCAAGAACAGAAAGTAGAATTCCTTCAGAAAACACAGGCTCTAACTTTACAAGCAATTTGAGATGTAAAGGCTATAGTCTGACAAATTAATTAACCATATAATGTTCTGTATGTGAAAGCATACGTCCACATGTTTTTAACACATTTTCCACCTTCCACAAACTGAATTCTAGCCTACAGTACTTCACAAATGCTTTCCATCCTGGATATTGCCACATGGTAGAAAAAATAGACTTCTGTTCTTGGAGAAAGAGTTGTTTGTGCATGAACATTAACAAGTACTCCcccatccccccaaaaaagaacagcaggtaattttataatattttctcttaactACAACAGAAAGTGCAACACTAAAAAGGCATCTCCTGCCTACTTAAAATTTCTTATATCTTTACAGAGCTAACTCTTGAATGTACACAGTATATCCTAGAATACACAAATAAGTTTGAAAGTGTCATGGCAGAAATATGGAAAGCATGCTTACAGCTTCTGTAAGCAAAAAGACACAGAGCAAACACCAGTGAAAAGTGATTATGTCTGGAAACAAATTCAAGGTGTCTGAATCTTCACTactagaggggaaaaaaacaacccatgACATCTGttgattctgtaattttatcTGCATTTAAAGACTTGCTGCTAAGCTTCTTATCTGAAGAACCATCACAAACAATCAGGAGTTGCTAGCACTGTTAGAATTAGTCTATTCAATCCAATGGAGGCTTATTTAAATTGCTGATTGAGCCAGATTAACTTTTGTAGGAAGAGGTCCTGCTTCTTCATGTTCCTCAGTCTTGCATCTAACCACAACAAGTGCAGAGGATGGATATCTGTTCAGTTTTTGTTCATTCATGTATTCCAGATCTCCATAGATGCTcagcttctgaaatatttaaatgaactaCTTTAAGATAAAGACTCTTCATATATgaataaattgcattttgttATACAACTATCCTCTTTCATGGCTGCAGCTCTTCAATAACTCACACTTTCTGCAACATCTGAAATTCATGGCTGAGACTAGATTTAAAtctaaataaatgcatttgatctgccagagggaaaaaacagtAGATGTAGTGCTTGCATACCAAACTCTTTAGCTTGCAAACACTGCAAGTCTTGCTCTCTTTGGGCTGTAGGAATACTAGTTCAGTTGGTTCCCTTTCATACAGACTTTCTGCAGTCACCAACAACATGCTGTCACTTCTGTTCTCATTATTGATACTCCTGAATTAAATCCATACTACTTTCCACCTGCCCCATCCAATTCTCGTGATAGCCTTACCACCAGAGAAACCAGAAGCAACCTCCATTTGTGAAGAGTAACCCACAAGTTGCTAAGAAGGCAGGGCTATAAGCCAGAAGGGCAGCATCTGTGCTTACTGAGCAAGGCTCAGAGCACCTATCAGCCACAGGGACAGACAGACGTTCAGCTAGAAAATCATTCAAACAACTACTGTTTGCTAACCACATCTGCAAAGTAAAAAATTCTTTCTAATTGACCCCTCATGATGTTTATTATTCTGTAGAAAGTAACATAATAAAAGTAACATAATAGGGTTACCTCAGATGGAACATACTGCTCTACAGCTGTAGCTACAGTTGCACAACAAATCCAGAGCAGCACCAACACTGACAGGACAAGGGTAGTAGTTAAAATCcaactggaatttctgaaaatgaaaagaatgttaCTAGATTTCATATACCAGAATACAAAATAATGGGTCTATAAAAGGTTGTGCCCGATTTTGACTGTATTTCAGGCTCATTCACTAGCCTCTCCCCCAGCTGCACAGCCTAATTCTGACACCTGGGTGTACAATATAGCATCTAACATTTAGTATCTAACTTGAAAGACACTAAAAGACTTGCCGAATCCTGGTTTGGGGCCCTGAACTTCCTCCCACTTAAGATCAtaagaacagatttttattatGCACTTAAAGTGCAGCTCACTGATACCTCACATCTAAGCTTTCAAGTAAACAGTCATCAGtgactgagagaagaaagaactgaGATGCTGATATTCAGCAAAGCTTTAATATATACTGGGCATTTCCAGACTAGACATGAGACACAACATTGtcttttgcatttgaaaataaaaatgttttgtccTGAAACATATCCAGAGCTAAAGAACAGGCAAAACACAGAACTGATGGAACAGTCTGCTGAATATACTCAAAAAATGTGTATAAAGTTATCAACATTATGTTCCAcgtaaaaaaaataaatgtaggaAATTATCAGTATTATAGTTAACTAAAAGGGGAAAGAGAATGAAAGTTGGCAGGATAGCCCAGAGATAACTTGGGGCAAGCATGGAACGTAGCAGTAACAAATGGTCAGATACAAAAATTCAGCTGCTTTTCAATCTGAACCTAAAGGACTCGTAAGACTGATTCCTTACAACAGTGCCACCACACATGTAGGAAACATCACCATGCCCTGTACCAGGTACTGACATACATACATGGAAAGACACTTGAAAAAGCTGTCATTCCCTTGCTCTTCAAATAGTCCTCGGTAGGTCTGCGAGCTTCCTGGCTGTGGGTCTGCTGAAAGAGAATAGCAGAAATAGCTGTCAGAAAAGCAATAAAGGTAGAAGACCCAAACTTTATCCAGTTTGTCCacagaaagcatgaaaagaATCTTTCACAGTGGCCCTAGCTTGCATGCTTCGATGCTTCTATTTCCAGGAGAGCTTGCTACCACCACAGACCTTGCTAATACCCATAGCAAACAATTACACTCCAGCTTTCTAAAAATTTCCTTTCATATATCACATGCAACTTTggatctgttgtttttttgtttgtttttccttgcatGATATGGAACATTTGCATTTGCTCCTCCaagccagaaagaaaaacttaCAAGCTGTTTTACTCAGGGACAAGGATCCTCTTGTACCTTCAGACTCCTGATCAAGCTGTGGAACATACTGCACTTCTGGCCTcgactaaaacaaaacaaggattAAGAGATCCTGTTAGCAAGCTTCCACTAATCTTGATCGTCcacattttcagaattaataGGGAAGCTGATCATAAGACATGCTCCATTCAcataattttattcatttattaccCCTGTAATGGCACTAAGTGCAGCAAAATGCTACCAAAAACTCAACGCTTCTGACAGCGACCCATGACCATTTTCTGAGACTGGAAGGAGCATAGATAAATATTTAGCACCCAGGACACCTCAACAAAAAGGCAGGCACCTGGAATATGACAATTTTGCCATCATCTGCTTGAAGGTAGAAAGTCCACGAGGATGTTATGAAGCTCTGAGCTGAATCCATCATGTCACTCCAGAAGGATCTCACCAGTGTCAGAGGAAAGAGGAGATGAATTCTTGGCATCAGGGACATTAACTGCAAATACAACATTAACTGGTTTTCAATTTGTTTACATATGAAGAGGGTAGAACTTATGTTCATCCTCACTCATTTCCTCACGTCTATATTTCAGTTCTTAAAAAGATTTCatttgaagaattttaaaaaagagaagacatGCTGAACAGAAAACAAGTAGGTGGTATTTGAAAAACATGTCATGTACTCACTTGCTCTTGTCTTAACTCAGCAAATGGCAATTGGTTCTGGCATCCAAGATGGCAAGCATATTGTTCATCAGACTGGGAGTATGCCTCATTACAGGCTGCAAGAAAAGTTCCCAAAACGAGAAGATAAATTCTGCATTTTagttaagaaaacattttcaacatAAGTTGgatcagaaacaaagcagcagttAAAAGATTGACAATCCCATTTGTAGGGAAAGATACGAATATCATTCCAAGGTTAGCATTTGGTGCCAGGTCTAATGAAGGTTAAGGAACTGGAGCTCACACAAATCAcatattttaaatctgaatgCTGTCAGAGCAACCGGTCAGAAACGTTAGTCTGGGCAAACTCAAGGCTGCAAGTTTGCACTGATTCTCCTACTGCCactatattttttcctctacagatcatgtaaaacattttaagtACTTTATCCTAGAGAACGAAGCTGGAATTCTAAACAAATAGAGAGGCCACAAATCTACTAAACCTCTCAGAGGTAACAGTAGAAATCATGGTATTCCTTAGGAAAACCTAAGGAACATTTTCCTGCTAGCACAGTAAGTACAGTAACTGTGTTGAAAGTATCGATGATTTAATTTtcaacaaaaattaaatgaagcCAACTCTTTCTTTACATGTATCTTCTATTAATTGTTCACTAGAAACCATGAAGACCAAGAAATCTAAATTATTCACATTTATAAATGGAGAATTCAGGTGGACAATATATGGGCATAGCTCTTTCCCAAAACACGAAAGCTAAGCTGGATGATGTTACAGCTCTACTCGACCTAAAGCCTCCACTTAAGCAGCAACACGGAGCgcagcagctctcccagttTTCCTACAGGAATAAATGCACCATCAGAGAGGCTGGAAAGCTGGCAATTCACACAGCATCAGCAGCTAAACATTTGAGCATTTGGCTCACGGCACCTGAACAGCAATTCTACAGCAAAAGTGCCACCAAGCTAGTGTTAGTAGACATGCAGAGACATCAGAAGATAGAATTCAGCAGGTCAGCCAAGGTACATCCTGCCTGAGTAACTAGTCAGGGTACCAACCAGTGCAACAGATTACAGAACATAAGTCAGCAAAAAGACAACAGCCTCAGAAAGGAGAGTTAAATCAGAAAGTAAGCAACTGTTCAATTACCTCTAAGTGTGTGTGCCTTACTGCTACATCACCCTTTTTATGGCACTCTTTCTTGTATGGTTCGACAACTAGACTGACATGTATCACAGCAATACACGGTGTATGACACACTAGAGCACTAGCCCATTTCTAGTACGGCTTTGTATCACTTCAACATCTTTGCATTTCAGGCTTTCTCCTTGTGTGTCTTCCAGCAGCTCCCTAAGCTAACCACTAGCCCTCTTGTTTTTATGAATTACTGAGAAGACAAAAGCCTCCTCTGAGAGCTGATGTTGTCCTCATTATATTTCAGAAACAGCAGGGAACTACTCTGCTGATTTTCCAGCTTTGGCTCCTTACGTCCCACTTCATCTCTGAACAAAACTGTTAAGCAGCCACCTCAGTATTATTACATAGAAGTTCTGTACGACTGCAGAAACTGTGTTAATTGGCTATGTATATATTTCACCTTCACTATGAGATTATCACTCTAACACAGATCTGAGACAGTTAGTCGTAAGTATTTAGATCcctatttcaaacaaaatgtaattattgCTGTATTGAGAGTTTAGCCTAGACCACAAGTTACAAAGGCAGACATACATTGTGATACTTGTTCTTCATCTGAAAAATTCACTTCTATAAACGAGCCTGAAGTTGCATGGAAGCAATTGAAATAATCCCACCATTTTAACAACATCcttcagatgctgctgctgttccctgCATGCATCTCCACAATAGGGGATGCTAAAGGAGTTCTGAATTCTTACCAGAATCACATTCCAGTTTGGTTCGATTCAGATCGATGCCATCATCCACAAACtgacaaatggaaaacagtctGCAGCCTCGCTGGCACGCATACAGTTCCTCTTCCTGGGAAGGCACAAGAGAAGACTTACATTCATTCCtccattcaaaaataaatagaccaaaaaaaaaaaagaaaccgCCAAAATCccacaacttcttttttttccagaagtgcCACAGAAAGGCACCCAGTAGAGCACCATAATCCTTCCCTTTACCAGACCTAGAAGTCAGAGAAATACGACAGTCTGGATCATCTGGAATAAAACACAGCTACAGTTCTGTAACTGTGATGCAGCCTGATCCATTTCAGACAGAGCTCTCAGACCTGGGGTAAGCCAGACCTGGAACAGCAAATTCCATTTAGCAATTCTGTTCCTACAAGTCACAGCAAAGCCatactgcatttctgaagaagcacaggctttaaaaataagagataACATTGTAAAAGATTTATTGACATTTAACCACAGAACGAATACACAGTCATCCACTTCAGAAGTTTAACAGAACCCAATGAATGAAGATCAAACCAGACTTTGTTGCtggctttttgtttggtttttttacaCTGTGTTACAACGTATCCACCAGTTTATAATTAGAACTCCAGCAGAATCACCAAAATAAATGATTAACTTCTGATTAATTTCTTTAGCAATACCACGGTCAATTGTTTACCTGCCAAACTAGTTCCACAAAACCACATTTTTATATCACTGCAGAATGGTGCTTTCTCAGTGCTACTACAACACAGATTATACACAGTACACCTCTAACCCAGTATTTCTTCTGACCACAGCACAGAGGGTGGAGGTGTACTTTCCACATACGGTGGTCTCCACGTTGCAGAGTTACAGCCAGCCTCCTTTAAGTGAATCAGATCCACCAAGCCTGGTAACTACGTGGCCACCAATGTGATTGCAGCCACTTTCTTCACAGGGGGAAAACAGACTCTAAATTAACTgcaccaaaaacaaacacaccacGCCTTACTGTACAATGTACTGTAAGTGCACTGTCATTGTTTGACAGTGACAAGTTCACGTGCTTTAAAAGCAGCTAAGCTGAAAACACAGATAAAACTCAACACTTAACACAGACAGAATGGCAAAAAAACAGTTATGCtgttacagaaaatacattctGTCTGTTAATATCCACACAGAACTGGCTGTAGCAAACAGATTTCTGTGGCAGCCTTCCACAGAAGCcttaataaaaatcaattttatcaATCTCCAATGATAACTAAAACAATTTCCTTCCATTCAACTTGGTGCTTTTGTGAGAAACCAAACAAACTGTGACAGAAGAGGTGGTTGTATTATTCAGCATTCCCagcaacacaaaacaacaagctCACAGGCAGATTAAAGCATCAGCTTTACCTGAAGTGCCAGCACAGTATGGAACTATTTCAGGAGAACGTTTAGCCTCAATTTCTCAGATTTAGGTCTTTCTCCTCACTATCATCACACCAAAACACATCACACGTACAGATCTAATTCTACCTGTGTTCCACACAGCTCCCCATTACTTCCCTATAGAGATACCAGAATCAGGTGCTGCACCGCAAACAccaattttaatttcatatgAAAGCAGACAAAGCCCTATTACCTAATATTAGCACCACTTCCTTCCATTTACCTGCTGCCCTGGCAATCTCAGGGACAAGAGAACTCCCATCATTCAGAGTTCAAGCTGCTATACAGCTGCAGTTAGCAGTGAAATACGTTgccagtgaaagaaaaaaaaaaaaacagaatcacacagaatcacagaatggcccggtttggaaggaacctcaagcatcacgaatctccaacccccctgccacatacagggccaccaacctcccccatTTAActactagaccagactgcccagggccccatccaacctggccttgaacacctccagggacggggcatccacatctGGGCAGCAACTGTTACATTCCAATTCTGAGCTGTGCAAACCTTTGAACCAACAGTGAACTCCTGAATATGTAATTACATCCCTGTTATTATTTGACTATCCTGAGATGGACGTTTTCTATGCAAGTGAATCCAAACATCACTGGCAGCTCTGTCAGGCCACTCGCTTGCCATCTTTGATGCTTCATCCTCCACAATTCGAGCATCATGCTGCGTCCTGGCCCAGAGCCCTTGGCTATGAACACAGCACAGCGTTAGTCCCCAAAACGCAGAGCGTCCCAACTCAAATAACAGCTGCCTCTTCGGTTataggaggaaaggaggagcaacccccagccccacagaacCGCCACCACTAAAACGCTTTGAATGCTGTATTTGCCACAGCCTAACCAGCTATTTCCAAGAAGAGGCACGTCTCTGTACGAAGCACCGCACGCCGTGCTTCAGGAGGTGACAACGTCAGGCTGCCcgggaggaaggagaggggcGCGGGGCCGAGCCGCGAGGCGGGGCTCAGCCGTACCTTGGGGTAGGTGTGCAGGGAGTAGGTCAGCTGGCAGGCGCGGTGGCAGGAAGCCGTGTTGCCCAACACGGAGTCAAAGGCCTCGGAGGAGCTGGCGGGCACCGCTCCTGCGGCTCGAGCGCGGCCTCCcgcccacagcagcagcaggaccgcaggcaggcagagcaggcCGGCCNNNNNNNNNNNNNNNNNNNNNNNNNNNNNNNNNNNNNNNNNNNNNNNNNNNNNNNNNNNNNNNNNNNNNNNNNNNNNNNNNNNNNNNNNNNNNNNNNNNNCCGCTGCTCGCTTCTCCCGCCCACCCGGCGGGCTAGAAAAGAACCCATTGGCGCAAAGCTCCGCGCCGGCCAATCGGAGGCGCTTCCTCTTCCGCCTCCGCCCGCCCCCTTAAAGGGAC of Meleagris gallopavo isolate NT-WF06-2002-E0010 breed Aviagen turkey brand Nicholas breeding stock chromosome 10, Turkey_5.1, whole genome shotgun sequence contains these proteins:
- the TMEM59 gene encoding transmembrane protein 59 — encoded protein: AGLLCLPAVLLLLWAGGRARAAGAVPASSSEAFDSVLGNTASCHRACQLTYSLHTYPKEEELYACQRGCRLFSICQFVDDGIDLNRTKLECDSACNEAYSQSDEQYACHLGCQNQLPFAELRQEQLMSLMPRIHLLFPLTLVRSFWSDMMDSAQSFITSSWTFYLQADDGKIVIFQSRPEVQYVPQLDQESEGTRGSLSLSKTASDPQPGSSQTYRGLFEEQGNDSFFKCLSINSSWILTTTLVLSVLVLLWICCATVATAVEQYVPSEKLSIYGDLEYMNEQKLNRYPSSALVVVRCKTEEHEEAGPLPTKVNLAQSAI